One Candidatus Nitrososphaera evergladensis SR1 genomic window carries:
- a CDS encoding cache domain-containing protein has protein sequence MTLLLSGKARNLAAYSVAVALAIIILAAVGTASINALEQEIRKKEASDVRALAIATEGKLSTIASLMEATGSLPQVTAGAPYVAQMTKELHGVPQNVDAEKRQVAQSVLSKSQDIEAIAFILPNGEMYMEEPYYRQMNLTSTNFAFRDYFKGAVNSGSTYLGEVYISASSGASASAVAVPVTSGDELKGVWIGIVHLQNLDKFAKDMFDNDDGRRFTYADQHGHEVVYSNKIVPSLEEASKPLAEMDVYKKAISGESGVAVESIGGKEMLVAYHPVRVPGATWAVFSIQPYDSVIKPVQDLRMQTYYAIAIAAAAGAALAIVIAKRRP, from the coding sequence ATGACGTTATTGTTGTCAGGCAAGGCCAGAAATCTTGCAGCATATTCTGTTGCGGTCGCACTAGCCATCATAATACTTGCAGCTGTTGGCACGGCCAGCATCAACGCGCTTGAGCAAGAGATAAGAAAAAAAGAAGCAAGCGACGTTCGCGCGCTGGCCATTGCCACTGAGGGCAAGCTTTCCACCATAGCGTCCCTCATGGAAGCAACAGGCAGCCTGCCGCAGGTGACAGCTGGCGCGCCGTATGTTGCGCAGATGACCAAAGAGCTCCACGGAGTGCCGCAGAACGTCGATGCAGAAAAGAGGCAGGTAGCACAGTCGGTCTTGTCAAAGAGCCAAGACATCGAGGCCATAGCGTTCATACTTCCAAACGGCGAGATGTACATGGAAGAGCCGTACTATAGGCAGATGAACCTGACAAGCACCAACTTTGCATTCCGCGACTACTTCAAGGGCGCAGTGAACAGCGGCTCGACGTACCTTGGCGAAGTGTACATTTCTGCGTCAAGCGGCGCAAGCGCGTCAGCAGTGGCAGTTCCGGTTACTTCTGGCGACGAGCTGAAAGGCGTCTGGATAGGAATTGTCCACCTTCAAAACTTGGACAAGTTTGCAAAGGACATGTTTGACAACGATGACGGCAGGCGTTTTACCTATGCTGACCAGCATGGTCATGAAGTAGTCTATTCGAACAAAATAGTACCCTCGCTTGAAGAGGCCAGCAAGCCTCTTGCAGAAATGGACGTATACAAAAAGGCCATCTCCGGCGAATCAGGCGTGGCAGTCGAGTCAATAGGAGGCAAGGAGATGCTTGTCGCGTATCATCCTGTCAGGGTGCCGGGCGCTACCTGGGCAGTGTTTTCAATCCAGCCTTACGACTCGGTCATAAAGCCGGTGCAGGACCTGAGGATGCAGACGTACTATGCAATCGCAATTGCAGCGGCAGCCGGCGCGGCGCTTGCCATCGTGATTGCGAAAAGAAGACCATAA
- a CDS encoding cache domain-containing protein, protein MQRIVVIAAAVIVAAAIVAAAGIIVAYPLQAANPKPVDRSPDLRLLASNLEERIAGYVKVMELTGMMPEVRSTDSLSLVSTAQMGIPQDADVAKRQVAKNIIATYGDDNVASIFFLTPEGNIYIGEPFEQQKQLPRLNYSDRDWYQGVSSTKEAYVSSVFMSAAIHEPAVAVAVPVYGQTAAGAEEKDNNIIGYWVAIINLDGIEKGLKQLEGSSRIIFVDHNGTEIADSARDPSAARTDLRSFSNLESVKAALAGKSGSIVEVIDGKSMRVSYAPVKAQPHTWAVVSMQPEG, encoded by the coding sequence TTGCAGAGAATAGTGGTAATAGCTGCAGCAGTTATTGTTGCGGCAGCCATCGTGGCTGCGGCAGGCATTATCGTTGCATACCCGCTTCAGGCGGCAAACCCTAAACCCGTGGACCGCTCGCCAGACCTGCGTCTCCTTGCCTCCAACCTTGAAGAAAGGATCGCAGGCTATGTCAAAGTGATGGAATTGACAGGAATGATGCCTGAAGTGAGAAGCACCGATTCGCTCTCGCTTGTAAGTACCGCCCAGATGGGCATCCCTCAGGACGCGGACGTGGCCAAGAGACAAGTCGCAAAGAACATCATTGCCACGTACGGCGACGACAACGTTGCAAGCATCTTTTTCCTCACGCCGGAGGGAAACATCTACATCGGCGAGCCCTTTGAGCAGCAAAAGCAGCTGCCGAGACTGAACTATTCTGATCGGGACTGGTACCAGGGGGTTTCTTCCACCAAAGAAGCATACGTCAGCTCTGTCTTCATGTCCGCAGCCATACACGAGCCTGCAGTCGCAGTGGCCGTGCCAGTCTACGGGCAGACGGCAGCAGGCGCAGAAGAAAAGGACAACAATATTATCGGCTACTGGGTGGCAATCATCAACCTTGACGGGATTGAAAAGGGCTTGAAGCAGCTTGAAGGTAGCTCGCGGATAATATTCGTGGATCACAACGGGACTGAAATTGCCGACTCGGCAAGGGACCCTTCAGCTGCAAGGACCGACCTGAGAAGCTTTTCAAACCTTGAAAGCGTCAAGGCCGCGCTTGCGGGCAAGAGTGGTTCCATCGTAGAGGTCATTGACGGCAAGAGCATGAGGGTAAGCTATGCTCCTGTAAAGGCACAACCACACACGTGGGCGGTAGTGTCGATGCAGCCAGAAGGCTGA
- a CDS encoding GNAT family N-acetyltransferase yields MDSSDSFVVRPMKRQELDLALGWAASEGWNPGLHDACAFYDFDSKGYFVGLLSGVPVGCISAVAYDDTFGFLGLYIVKPKHRGRGFGMKLWRHALRRLGDRNIGLDGVVGRQRDYEREGFVLAHRNIRYESAGTIAARTMPRNVVDLRKKYSIDDVAEYEKRLFPAQRARFLDRWLNPPQGAALGYVDDKSGRLAGYGVIRRCVRGYKIGPLFADTHDAARDLLIGLAGHAAGEPVYIDVPEANGMAVDLAKEAGMNKVFETARMYNVSKPDLDILRTYGVTTLELG; encoded by the coding sequence TTGGACAGCTCTGATAGTTTTGTCGTCAGGCCGATGAAGCGGCAGGAGCTTGACCTTGCGCTTGGCTGGGCTGCAAGCGAGGGGTGGAATCCTGGCTTGCATGACGCCTGCGCATTCTATGATTTTGATTCCAAGGGGTACTTCGTCGGGCTGCTTTCTGGCGTCCCTGTAGGCTGCATCTCTGCCGTGGCCTACGACGACACTTTTGGGTTCCTTGGGCTCTATATCGTCAAACCTAAGCACCGAGGCAGGGGCTTTGGGATGAAGCTGTGGCGCCATGCTCTGCGGCGCCTTGGGGACCGCAACATCGGCCTTGACGGTGTAGTTGGGCGCCAGCGCGACTATGAACGCGAAGGCTTTGTGCTTGCGCACAGAAACATCCGCTATGAGTCAGCCGGTACGATAGCAGCACGTACGATGCCGCGCAATGTGGTTGACCTGCGAAAAAAATACAGCATAGATGACGTTGCGGAATATGAAAAGAGGCTCTTTCCTGCACAGCGCGCCAGGTTTCTGGACAGGTGGCTGAATCCTCCACAGGGAGCCGCCCTAGGCTATGTGGATGACAAAAGCGGCAGGCTTGCCGGATACGGCGTCATTCGCAGGTGCGTGCGCGGATATAAAATAGGCCCCTTGTTTGCGGACACGCACGACGCAGCAAGGGATCTGCTCATTGGATTGGCGGGACATGCCGCCGGGGAACCTGTATACATCGATGTCCCAGAAGCAAACGGGATGGCCGTTGACTTGGCAAAAGAGGCAGGGATGAACAAAGTGTTTGAAACTGCGAGGATGTACAACGTTTCCAAGCCCGACCTTGACATTTTGCGAACCTATGGCGTGACCACTCTTGAGCTGGGCTGA
- a CDS encoding phosphoribosyltransferase: protein MRTYMQQTGNAAGDVEYCSWQEIQELTRKIATSLHDKAAKHDCILAIANGGIIPAKLLAEELGIDQIMLIPIRNKQIIEAEMPSLQKGKKYLVVDDIYDTGDIYQKVARVMQGFDCTFAFCMSRYHQEFGIYGKLLNHKRWIVFPWEKAQA from the coding sequence ATGCGCACATATATGCAGCAGACTGGAAACGCAGCTGGCGATGTCGAATACTGCAGCTGGCAAGAGATTCAGGAGCTGACGCGCAAAATTGCCACATCCTTGCATGACAAAGCCGCAAAACACGACTGCATACTGGCAATAGCAAACGGCGGGATAATTCCTGCCAAACTCTTGGCGGAGGAGCTTGGCATCGACCAGATAATGTTGATTCCCATCAGGAACAAGCAGATAATTGAAGCAGAAATGCCGTCCTTGCAAAAGGGGAAAAAGTACCTCGTAGTCGATGACATCTATGACACCGGCGACATTTACCAAAAAGTTGCAAGAGTCATGCAGGGCTTTGACTGCACGTTTGCATTCTGCATGAGCCGCTATCATCAGGAATTTGGAATTTATGGGAAACTGCTAAACCACAAGCGATGGATAGTTTTTCCATGGGAAAAAGCACAGGCATAG
- a CDS encoding muconolactone Delta-isomerase, with product MLFLVIDTVKLEFVGPEVAVAQMKMLQQTFATYQELKEQGKIKFAYAFADSPGGIIVLDVASNDELQQVLFLLPSMPLVQRTVRPLTEIKSVEGIVSELQTIVSSMPNPEKKG from the coding sequence ATGCTGTTTCTTGTCATCGACACAGTAAAGCTAGAGTTTGTCGGACCCGAAGTCGCAGTCGCGCAGATGAAGATGCTCCAGCAGACCTTTGCCACGTACCAAGAGTTGAAAGAACAGGGCAAGATCAAGTTTGCATACGCGTTTGCAGACTCGCCCGGCGGGATAATCGTCCTTGACGTGGCGTCAAACGACGAGCTGCAGCAAGTATTGTTCCTGCTGCCGTCTATGCCTCTGGTGCAGAGGACGGTCCGGCCGCTGACAGAGATAAAGTCAGTCGAAGGCATTGTTTCAGAACTTCAGACAATAGTAAGTTCTATGCCAAACCCGGAAAAGAAAGGGTAG
- a CDS encoding hemerythrin domain-containing protein: protein MSSSTESLRNDHFLIEKMMRALNVTADLLQAGKSIPAPFLEQALDFTKNFTNVCHHGKEEDTLFPTLERGGMPRQGGPIARMLLEHEMTKQLAEKMDVSAKAYVQTGNAGQLVADIRSYTDHVSQHLTKENFRLFAMADMMLQGKAAQVNQELAKTEEAKLQSLGKTRSHYEQLVKSYDAEIRKNQA, encoded by the coding sequence ATGTCGTCGTCTACAGAATCGCTGCGCAACGACCATTTCCTCATTGAAAAGATGATGAGGGCGCTCAACGTAACCGCGGACCTGCTGCAAGCCGGCAAGTCCATTCCCGCGCCGTTCCTTGAGCAGGCGCTGGACTTTACAAAGAACTTTACCAACGTCTGCCACCACGGCAAGGAGGAAGACACGCTGTTTCCTACGCTGGAAAGGGGCGGCATGCCAAGGCAGGGCGGGCCGATAGCAAGGATGCTCCTTGAGCATGAGATGACAAAACAGCTTGCAGAAAAGATGGACGTATCTGCCAAGGCGTACGTACAGACCGGCAACGCCGGCCAGCTTGTCGCAGATATTCGCAGCTACACCGACCACGTCTCGCAGCATTTGACAAAGGAGAATTTCCGCTTGTTTGCGATGGCCGACATGATGCTTCAGGGAAAAGCCGCGCAGGTAAACCAAGAGCTTGCCAAGACGGAAGAAGCAAAACTGCAGTCGCTTGGCAAAACCCGGAGCCACTATGAGCAGCTGGTCAAAAGCTACGACGCCGAGATAAGAAAGAATCAGGCATAG